The Fructilactobacillus myrtifloralis genome segment AGCCGTTAAGGTCTGGACGACTTGAACGGCATCGGCGGGCCGGTCATAGTCCAGTAGTGATAGTGCTTCGCTACTCTCTGGCAGTAACACAAACAGATCAGTTAACCAATCGGTAATTTGGTCCAGCGTGAGCGCATCTGGTTGCGTCATTGCCAGTGACGACAACTGCATTAAATTTTGATACCCGGTTTGATTTTTAGCCAATAACACTAGCTCAAACTGGTGCTCCGTCAAAACCGTTCCTTGAATCGTCAGCTTTAACCCGATGATTGGTTTTAGCCCCTGCTGTCGGGCTTCCTTTTCAAACGCTACGGCTCCGTACATCACATTTTGATCGGTTAAAGCCACGGCGTTATAACCCTTCTCCTTTGCAGCGGAAACTAGGTCTGGTAACTTAGTTGTACTTTGCAATAAGCTGTAGGAACTAATATTTTGTAATGGTGCATACGCCATCAGCGACCGCTCCCTTCGTTAATTTGCTTCTTCTTAATTATAGCAGACCACCGCGAACTTCCTTTTCTCCCGGCTCCTAATTGCAATTTTAATAATTAGTGATACACTACTAGTGAATAAAGGAGTGGATATCAATGCGCATTATTGCTACAAATTTAACAACGCTCTTATGGGGTGTGCTCTACGGTGAAGTCATTGGGTACATCGGAGCCGCCTTGTTGCAAACTCCGTTTACG includes the following:
- a CDS encoding DUF2929 family protein gives rise to the protein MRIIATNLTTLLWGVLYGEVIGYIGAALLQTPFTTTVALDVAIVGAIVALVGVNVIKFVMKP